The proteins below are encoded in one region of Parvicella tangerina:
- a CDS encoding amidohydrolase family protein produces MLKIDMHTHIMPREMPKWAQKFGYEGFIHLDHHREGFARMMQGDTFFREIEQNCWDPAVRIPDYEKFNTQVQVICTIPVLFAYFAKPEHGAEVAKFLNDDIADHVVKYPKNYIGLGTIPMQAPDLAVKELERIKKIGLKGIQIGSNINNKNLSEEEFHPIWEACQELDLAVLVHPWNMMGKKHMEKYWLPWLVGMPAETSRAITSMIFGGVFEKFKDLRVNFCHASGSFLATIGRIEHGFNCRPDLVAIDNPVNPREYLGKFWVDCITHDPLMLDYVLKLQGSKKVTLGSDYPFPLGDLEIGKFIEDGDFSDEVVEDIFCNSTLEWLNMSKDELL; encoded by the coding sequence ATGCTGAAGATCGATATGCACACGCACATCATGCCGAGAGAAATGCCCAAGTGGGCACAGAAGTTCGGTTATGAAGGTTTTATTCATTTAGACCACCACAGAGAGGGGTTTGCACGAATGATGCAAGGAGATACCTTTTTTAGGGAGATTGAACAAAATTGTTGGGATCCTGCCGTGAGAATTCCTGATTACGAAAAGTTCAATACTCAGGTACAGGTCATCTGTACAATCCCTGTGTTGTTTGCTTACTTTGCAAAACCAGAACACGGTGCGGAGGTTGCAAAGTTCCTAAATGATGACATTGCAGATCATGTGGTAAAGTATCCAAAGAATTACATTGGATTAGGGACGATTCCAATGCAGGCTCCTGATTTGGCTGTAAAGGAATTGGAACGAATCAAAAAGATTGGGCTAAAAGGAATTCAGATTGGTTCTAATATCAATAATAAAAACCTTAGTGAAGAGGAATTTCATCCCATTTGGGAGGCATGTCAGGAACTTGATCTGGCAGTGCTTGTGCACCCATGGAATATGATGGGGAAAAAGCACATGGAGAAATATTGGTTACCCTGGTTAGTGGGAATGCCTGCAGAAACATCAAGGGCCATAACTTCCATGATCTTCGGGGGAGTTTTTGAGAAATTTAAAGATCTAAGAGTTAATTTTTGTCATGCAAGTGGGTCATTTCTAGCTACTATCGGTAGAATTGAGCATGGATTCAACTGCAGACCTGATCTCGTAGCAATTGATAATCCAGTTAATCCAAGAGAGTATCTTGGGAAGTTCTGGGTAGATTGTATTACGCATGATCCGCTTATGCTGGATTACGTGTTAAAATTGCAGGGATCTAAAAAAGTGACACTAGGAAGTGATTATCCCTTTCCACTAGGTGATCTGGAGATTGGTAAGTTCATTGAAGATGGCGATTTTTCAGATGAAGTGGTGGAGGATATCTTTTGTAATTCAACCTTAGAGTGGTTGAATATGAGTAAAGACGAATTATTATAA
- a CDS encoding SDR family oxidoreductase, which yields MNIDLTDKTALVCGSTQGIGKATAEQLAKMGANVVLMARNEQKLVEVKRQLDTSKGQQHFHLKADFNFPPEVRIKVESFIEEFMPIDILVNNTGGPAAGPAIDAKVDEYIHAFNMHLVSNQSLAQTVVPGMKERGYGRIINVISTSVKQPLNGLGVSNTIRGAVANWAKTLANELGEFGITVNNVLPGATNTSRLKQIIENKAAKSGKSEDEVAATMTGQVPMKRFAEPFEVANGIAFLASPAASYINGVNLPVDGGRTKSL from the coding sequence ATGAACATAGATTTAACAGATAAAACAGCCTTGGTATGCGGAAGCACACAAGGAATAGGTAAAGCAACAGCCGAACAGTTGGCCAAAATGGGGGCGAATGTAGTTTTGATGGCGAGAAATGAGCAGAAGTTAGTTGAAGTGAAAAGACAATTGGATACCTCCAAAGGTCAGCAACATTTCCATCTTAAGGCAGATTTTAACTTTCCTCCTGAGGTTAGGATTAAAGTAGAGTCGTTTATCGAGGAGTTTATGCCTATCGATATCTTAGTAAATAATACAGGAGGACCTGCAGCTGGACCTGCAATTGATGCAAAAGTTGATGAATATATTCATGCGTTCAACATGCATTTAGTTAGTAACCAAAGCCTTGCGCAAACAGTTGTTCCGGGAATGAAGGAGCGTGGCTATGGAAGGATTATTAATGTGATCAGCACTTCTGTAAAGCAGCCTTTAAATGGTCTGGGGGTTTCGAATACGATTCGTGGGGCAGTTGCTAACTGGGCAAAGACGCTGGCGAATGAACTAGGTGAATTTGGGATTACAGTGAATAACGTTTTACCTGGAGCAACGAATACGTCCAGATTGAAACAAATTATTGAGAACAAAGCGGCTAAATCTGGTAAATCCGAGGATGAAGTGGCTGCAACAATGACTGGTCAGGTGCCAATGAAGCGGTTTGCTGAACCGTTTGAAGTAGCCAACGGAATTGCGTTTTTAGCATCCCCGGCAGCAAGTTATATCAATGGGGTCAATTTGCCTGTAGATGGAGGTAGAACGAAGTCACTATAG